GCAAATTGGATAGATTTTATACATGGCTTACAAATAAACTAAAAATAGgataataaaataataaattgtGCCTATAAAAACCTGTTGATTTTAAACAATAcacaataatatttttttggaGAACAAAACAATATGTTTAATCCCAGGATTGGGCTCTTTTTTATTGTATGTTCATTTTTGTTGTGTGCTTTCTCATTTGCAACAACGGTTGAATATGATACAAATGCCATTATCATCAATGGAGAACGACGAATAATAATATCTGGTGCAATCCACTACCCACGCAGCACTTCCCAAATGTGGCCAGATCTTATTAAGAAAGCAAAAGATGGTGGTCTTGATGCCATCGAAACATATATATTTTGGGACCTTCACGAACCTATTCGCCGCCAATATGATTTTTCTGAAAATCTAGACTTCATCAAGTTTCTAAAAAATGTTCATGAAGAAGGTCTTTATGTTGTGCTTCGAATTGGTCCTTATGTTTGTGCTGAATGGAACTATGGAGGTTTCCCAATGTGGTTACACAACTTGCCAGGGATTCAACTAAGGACTGACAATGTAGTTTTTAAGGAGGAAATGAAAATATTTACAACAAAGATTGTGACCTTGTGCAAAGAAGCTGGATTGTTTGCACCACAAGGGGGGCCAATTATTTTAGCTCAAATTGAGAATGAATATGGAGATGTCATAACTAATTATGGAGAAGATGGGAATGCATACATTAAATGGTGTGCCCAGATGGCTTTAGCTCAAAATGTCGGCGTCCCATGGATCATGTGCAAGCAAAACAATGCTCCATCACCTATTATCAACACATGCAATGGTTATTATTGTGATAATTTCAAGCCAAACAATCCTAAAAGCCCCAAAATGTTTACAGAGAATTGGGTTGGCTGGTTCCAAAAATGGGGTGAAAGGAAGCCACACAGAACTGCTGAAGATGTAGCATTTTCAGTTGCACGTTTTTTTCAAAACGGTGGTGTCCTCCAAAACTACTACATGTACCATGGAGGAACAAATTTTGGAAGAACTGCGGGTGGTCCATATATTATTACAGCATATGACTATGATGCACCACTTGATGAATATGGTAACTTGAACCAACCAAAATGGGGACATCTTAAAAAACTCCATGCCGCCATAAAGTTAGGAGAGAAGGTTCTCACTAATGGAACGGTTACAGAGAAGCAATATGGAGATTCAGTATATTTGACTACATATGCAAATAATGCCACTGGAGAAAAAATTTGTTTTTTGAGTAATTCACATAATTCTAAGGATGTTGAAGTTGATCTACAACAAGATGGAAAGTACCATGTGCCTTCTTGGTCAGTGTCTATTCTCCAAGATTGCAACAAGGAAGTTTTCAACACTGCAAAGGTTGATGCACAAACAAATGTTTATGTGAAGAAACTATCTAAAGAATTAGGAAACTCACTCATCTGGACATGGGCATCTGACCCTGTGGAAGACACCTTACAAGCAATAGGTACATTTAACGCGTCTCAACTTTTAGAGCAAAAGAGTGTTACCGTTGATGCTAGTGATTATTTGTGGTACATGACCAAGGTTTTCATCAATGAAACATCCACTTGGAGTAATGCAACTTTGCAAGTGAACACATCAGGCCATGTTCTTCATGCCTATGTTAATGGACAATATATTGGCCCACAGTGGGGAACATATGATAACCTTCGTTTTACATATGAAAAAATCGTTTCATTAAAACAAGGTACCAACATTATAAGTTTACTAAGTGGTACAGTTGGTCATGCGCATTATGGTGCATCTTTTGATATGAAAGAAACTGGTATTGTTGGGGGTCCTGTGAAACTCATTGCAACCAGTTCAGGTAATACTATGGATTTATCAAAATCTAGTTGGTCATACAAGGTTGGATTAAACGGTGAGGCTAGAAGGTTCTATGATTCTAAAATTAAAAATGGAGTTCAATGGAACATAAACAATGTTGTTATAGGAAAACCATTGACTTGGTACAAGACTACTTTTAAGACCCCTGAAGGTAAAGACTCTGTAGTCTTGGATTTCATAGGCCTTACAAAAGGACATGCATGGGTTAATGGTCAAAGTATTGGAAGGTATTGGCCTACAATGGTAGCTGACAAAAATGGATGTGATATTAAATGTGATTATAGAGGAAATTATGGAGCTGATAAATGTTTGAGTGGCTGTGGAGAACCATCTCAGAGGTTTTACCATGTGCCAAGGTCATTCTTAAATAATGACACAAAAAGTAACACGTTGGTTTTGTTTGAGGAAATGGGTGGAAGCCCTTTTAATGTGTCTGTTCAAACAGTTGCAATTGATTTTATATGTGCAAGAACAGATTATGGAAAAACCTTAGAACTAAAATGCCCTGATGGAAAAACTATTTCAGAAATCCAGTTTGCGAGCTATGGAGATCCACAAGGAAATTGTGGATCATTTCAAGTAGGTGAATGGGAATCACGCCATAGTGTGGCAGTGGTCGAAAAAGCATGTGGTGGAAAACAATTATGTTCAATTAACGTGACAAGTTCCATATTTGGAATAACTAAAGGTGGCATAAATGGCCAGCTAGCTGTGCAACTCCTATGTGATGGCTCTAATCCTGAAGATAATCGTGTACAAATGGTGCACGTGTAGTTCTATATTATAATTTGTCTCCATGTTAGCACATTCTATAATGTGTGACATATATTTCTTTATGTTATGTTTTTCTGTTGGGCTCCactttttatttttaaaatttcaattttttaCTTATGCTACAACCTTAGTCATCATAGTTTCATTTTCTTACTTTAGACTAGACAAATAAACAAAAAAAGTATAAATAACTATTATTATCTTAGAAAACAAATTAGGAGTGTACAACTCCTATGTGATGACTTTGATGATGGGCTTTGATTATGTTCAGGTGCACTCTTATATCTTTTATATTTTCCTATGCCACGTCGTAATTTTTTTATGTGACGATCTTTAGAATTATATTCTTTAGTGCAGTTCctcttttctcttttatttctATCTCACATTTTTTTATTCACTTCCATGATTTAAAATCATAATTAAATTATGCAATTAGATGTCATAAAAATCTATAACTCCAATTATAAACTTAATTCTACAAAATTTCTCCCACTTCCACTAATATTTTAAATGATTtatgaaagaaaaataaaattttaagaTTAAGTAAGTAAATTcattaaaatatttcaaataaaaTATAATGTAAAGTTAGAAAAAATTACTAAAATCAAccaaaaaattaaattaataatatataaaataaaaccTATTTAATAATAATTCAAATAGATGAATAGCTTGTTTGAACATATTTATCCCATAGGAAGAAGATTATAAGAAGTAAAATCAAGGTCATAAATGTTGAATAAATTAAAAGAGTTCTATGACCGTAAAAATGCACAAAATAAAACACGTTTAATTTGGAAGTTGTTTAATATGATATACAAAGATGATGACTCAATGCCAGAGAATATGAATGTATTAAGACTATTAAGAGTTACATAGAAGCTAGTGATATTAAATTGGATGatgagttgaatttttattattgATTTTGTTAATGATAATAGAAATGACGATGATAATGTAAATCATACGCATGCACATGCCGATGTAACTACATGATGATGTAACTAACATCCATAACATAAATAACTTAACTCTAAGTTAGTTACACTATAGTTGGTTACTTAGTTGAAGATTACTTCATATATAAGCAAAACAATGCTCATGTAACTGATTAAGATTAACCAATACATTGGTTCTACTTTTCTCATCGTTGCATGCATGTTAGCCTTTCTTTCTTCTTCTCCAAGCCATAGCCAAAAGCTTGTCATTTCCATGGCATGATTTGCATAGAGTCCATCTTCACATGGTATCATCGACCTGTGATTCTTTTCTGGTTGAATTATCatcaaattttcaaattcaatAGCTATTTTTTCCCACAACATGGCCTTTACAATTTCGTTCatatgaaaaaatgaataaattatGATTATAATGTTtagattaattttaatttaatacATTTAATTTATATACGAATATATGAATAAGCAAGTATGAGTAGTTAAAATCTTACTCTTATAGCCTTAACTCAAGTCTGAGAATTTTTGTAGGTTTTCCTTGTGAGTAAATGTGTTTTTAATGTCCAAGAGAATGAAGCACTCCAATTATGTTTGAAAAGAAACATGAATATAGTTATATAATACAATTTATATTGTTATAGGGGTAACTTATGTATAATACTACCAGAAAGAACATTGTTATCTCCAACTCGTTCTAAAATTGTTTCTATGGTAACAAATTCAAAATAATAGTGTGGAGTTGTGGAGTATGAGCCTTGAATATTTATGACATAAGTCGTTCCCAAAAAAACATGCATTTTTAAGCCTTTGATTGGTTTGTATGTTTCATTTACCCGAagtattttttatattttttatggTATATAAATTTTTCTCTTGTATCATTTCTCTAAATTGTGGTATAAGCTATTTGGCTTTCGTTACATGTAAAGGAGTTCCCTGAAGAAAAAAAATAGcaataaaatattaaaatcaaTTAACTTATAACGAAAAGTAATAATGTTAAATATTTTGAATATAAAAGTATATTTTGTGAACAATAAACACAATATTTTAGATAAAAAATTATTACCTATTCGTCTAACAAAATCATTTCTACGAATGGATATATAGTGAATATGGTCGATGTTAAGAAAGTTGTTAGGATGTGGTATTAAAAAAGTTAAGAGATTGTTATTTATATACGACAATGCGCTCCTATGACCTTTCTTATGACTGAAGCGTATATATTTTCctatgtttattattttaatcgGCTCAATGAATGAAAGGGTGATGATAATAAATGAATATTATATGCAAGGGTAAACCACTAAATATGAAATGGAAATCCAATTAATTCTTAATTATAACAAAATTAAAATTCTCAATAATTAAATAGGTAAGTAATTCAAGTCCATCAATTTATTGATTATCTTTaatgattttaaaaaaaagtttattCTATTTATTGTCATTAATTCATGTGTTAAATTCCTAAAAAAAATAGTAGACATATTCGGGTTTACATATCCTTTGTGATAAATTAACGTTTTTTTAGACCTTTGTGGCAGGAGTCTTTATGACCGCTTCCCCGTTTAAATGAGTTAACATATCTGGGTTGTCAATGTCTTTATGACCTTTGTGATATTTTATGACATTTTGTTATGGTCAACATGATTCAATGTGTATATGGAATTTGACCCGTACAATTAACATTTTAGATACTCTAGGTGAAATTTATGATTGAATGTGTTGCTTGAAGTGCGTAAGGGAAAAAACATGATTTTTGCAAATTAACACTTTATTTAATTATTGGTCGTTATGGTACACTattttacttgattttcttccGCTAGAGATTTTTCCAACTGTTGCTCAAATTTATTAAGTCTACCTTTTattcttgaattttatttttgttatCATTATAAGTATTTCATTTTAGAAATAAAAAAGCAGTCGCATTTTAATAGTATATTCTGAACAATATCTTGCGGAAAGTATGGGATGTTACAAGAATCACCAAGAGATACCAAATATATGTCAAATATTTTCTTATGATATAATTATATATAGCAAAATGGTATGCTCCCCACCAATCATAAATCGATGAGTTTTGGTTTTATAAATGATAGTAAACTAGTATACGACCTGCGTGATGCGCTGGTTGTAAAGAAGGTTGTGCATATGGTAAAAATAAGtctttgaaataaaataaaattttatttatgatatatattattttttttataaaaactCGCATTAGCGGTTTCATGGAACACTTTCAATATTATCTTGAACATGTGATTAACTTGTGCCCTAAGGGCACATGTTAAGTAGTCTAAAAATGGAAAGTTTGTGTTGGAAAAACAATGAAAAAATTATTTATCAATTTTTAATAAAAACAATGcacatttttcaaaaaaaaaagtttaTACATTTAACTTTTAACATTTCGGCATTACCttatattaataataatttttttaataagaTGGTTTATGATTGCAAATGTCTAACCTTTATTTAGAGTATTTGGAAGGTGGTTCAGACGAAGGACACCTAAATTCATGGCATTCTTGGTGAAGTTTCTTCATACATTTTTCACATCCAATGTAATGCCATCCAAACCTATCGTCAATTTCATTTATAGTTACTGAAATTGTGAAGAAAACTTCCTATATTTAAAAGTTTAAAAAAATTGGTAAGTAAAATAACATAATTgtatttacaaaatattttttaattaaaatttataGTGTACCTTAATATCTGACTCTCATGTCATTGCCATTACATTTTGTAGTGTAGTTCTATTTTGAGTCATTATCTTTTGAGGTGACATATTTTAAAACTCAATGATAGGAATCTCCTTTATTTCTAGCTAAGTATTTGATGGAGTGTATAGTTTATACAGAATAAAAAGACAATTAATAAATATTAGTAACCAAATAAAGTATAATCAATGGGTACACTAATTTTTTAGAATTCTGAATTTTCTAGATTGATGTAAATCTGAATAGTTGAAGTTGAGTTGATCGAGCGGTGGATCAAAATTTAAGTTTATTAGTGAAAATGGTAATACTTCTTAATGAATATAATATATATAAGATTTAAATATATAGTTACCTCTAAACACATTCACTATTGTAGAGGTGATTGCAACTATGGTCATTTTTTTATTGACCTATtatcaaattttcaaattcaatAGCTATTTTTCCCACAACATGGCCTTTACAATTTCATTCATATGTATAAATGaataaattattattataatgttta
This is a stretch of genomic DNA from Lathyrus oleraceus cultivar Zhongwan6 unplaced genomic scaffold, CAAS_Psat_ZW6_1.0 chrUn0225, whole genome shotgun sequence. It encodes these proteins:
- the LOC127112986 gene encoding beta-galactosidase 7-like — encoded protein: MFNPRIGLFFIVCSFLLCAFSFATTVEYDTNAIIINGERRIIISGAIHYPRSTSQMWPDLIKKAKDGGLDAIETYIFWDLHEPIRRQYDFSENLDFIKFLKNVHEEGLYVVLRIGPYVCAEWNYGGFPMWLHNLPGIQLRTDNVVFKEEMKIFTTKIVTLCKEAGLFAPQGGPIILAQIENEYGDVITNYGEDGNAYIKWCAQMALAQNVGVPWIMCKQNNAPSPIINTCNGYYCDNFKPNNPKSPKMFTENWVGWFQKWGERKPHRTAEDVAFSVARFFQNGGVLQNYYMYHGGTNFGRTAGGPYIITAYDYDAPLDEYGNLNQPKWGHLKKLHAAIKLGEKVLTNGTVTEKQYGDSVYLTTYANNATGEKICFLSNSHNSKDVEVDLQQDGKYHVPSWSVSILQDCNKEVFNTAKVDAQTNVYVKKLSKELGNSLIWTWASDPVEDTLQAIGTFNASQLLEQKSVTVDASDYLWYMTKVFINETSTWSNATLQVNTSGHVLHAYVNGQYIGPQWGTYDNLRFTYEKIVSLKQGTNIISLLSGTVGHAHYGASFDMKETGIVGGPVKLIATSSGNTMDLSKSSWSYKVGLNGEARRFYDSKIKNGVQWNINNVVIGKPLTWYKTTFKTPEGKDSVVLDFIGLTKGHAWVNGQSIGRYWPTMVADKNGCDIKCDYRGNYGADKCLSGCGEPSQRFYHVPRSFLNNDTKSNTLVLFEEMGGSPFNVSVQTVAIDFICARTDYGKTLELKCPDGKTISEIQFASYGDPQGNCGSFQVGEWESRHSVAVVEKACGGKQLCSINVTSSIFGITKGGINGQLAVQLLCDGSNPEDNRVQMVHV